TGTGCGCAGTGAGTCGTCATCGTGCCACCAGGTGCCATTATACGTCTCGGCCACGTAGTTATCCCAGGCAAATGCTCGTCGAGGACCTGATGTCGACCGAGGTCATCACGGTCCCGGTCGATGCGAGCGTGCGAGATGCAGTCGGGCAGCTACTCGAACACGCAGTCGGCTCGGTGGTCGTCCTCAGCGACGAGGGGAACCCGGTGGGAATCGTCACCGAATCCGACACACTCCGGGCGGGCTACGTCACCGAGCGCCCCTTCGAGGAGATCCCTGTCGACAAGCTCGCCCACCATCCGGTCGTAACGACGGATCCCGCGACGACCGTCCAGGGGGTCGCAGAGAAGATGGCCGACAACGACATCAAGAAAGTGCCCGTGATGGACGGGCTGGAACTGGTCGGCATGATTACGCTGACCGACATCGTCTGGCATCTCTCTGACATCCGCGCGGAAGTCGGCAAGTTGAACACGCGACCCGAGGAATGGGAGCTAGATTGAGCGCTCACTTCCGACGTTGCCCTTTGGTCTGTCGATAATCCCGACCGAGTTCGTCGGCGAAGTGTGCTCGGAACGCTTCCAGTTGGGCCTCACTGGCCTCGCTCGGCGAGCGCATCGGCAGAATCTCGAAGCCACGGCCCCGGAT
The sequence above is drawn from the Halorhabdus sp. CBA1104 genome and encodes:
- a CDS encoding CBS domain-containing protein; its protein translation is MLVEDLMSTEVITVPVDASVRDAVGQLLEHAVGSVVVLSDEGNPVGIVTESDTLRAGYVTERPFEEIPVDKLAHHPVVTTDPATTVQGVAEKMADNDIKKVPVMDGLELVGMITLTDIVWHLSDIRAEVGKLNTRPEEWELD